The proteins below come from a single Candidatus Neomarinimicrobiota bacterium genomic window:
- a CDS encoding KH domain-containing protein gives MKKLLEQLVKELVDKPDEVIVTEVETERMVIYELRVGDGDVGKIIGRHGRTATALRTLISAITAKEGGKRAMMEIIEETSG, from the coding sequence ATGAAGAAGTTACTGGAGCAGCTTGTAAAGGAACTGGTAGATAAACCGGATGAAGTGATCGTTACTGAAGTGGAGACAGAAAGAATGGTCATTTATGAATTGCGTGTTGGTGATGGGGACGTTGGCAAGATTATCGGCCGTCACGGCCGAACTGCTACGGCTCTTCGAACCCTCATTTCCGCCATTACAGCCAAAGAAGGCGGCAAACGTGCCATGATGGAAATCATTGAGGAGACTAGTGGCTAA
- the trmD gene encoding tRNA (guanosine(37)-N1)-methyltransferase TrmD — MHIFIITPFPAIPEAVIGESILRRASEKEIVDYHVIDLREFTEGKHRQIDDYPFGGGTGMVMLAEPILKAMDRVKELYKGNNGLRVVFPSPQAQVLSQQTSRDLSVVDGIAFICGHYKGIDERVREAVVTDEISIGDYVVTGGELPAMVILDSVVRLIPGVLGDEESANTDSFTHDLLDHPHYTRPEEVKGLKVPEVLMSGHHANVDAWRQEQRELRTKKNRPDLWEQYQEKLLK; from the coding sequence ATGCATATTTTTATCATTACTCCGTTTCCCGCCATTCCCGAAGCTGTCATCGGCGAAAGTATTCTCCGCCGTGCCAGTGAGAAGGAGATTGTGGACTATCATGTGATCGATCTCCGGGAGTTTACCGAAGGAAAGCACCGCCAGATCGATGATTATCCTTTCGGCGGAGGCACCGGCATGGTGATGCTGGCCGAGCCTATCCTGAAGGCCATGGACCGGGTGAAAGAGCTCTACAAGGGCAATAATGGATTGAGGGTCGTTTTTCCGTCCCCTCAGGCTCAGGTTTTGTCCCAGCAGACTTCCCGAGACCTGTCTGTAGTGGATGGTATCGCCTTTATCTGCGGCCATTATAAAGGTATAGATGAACGGGTGAGAGAAGCAGTGGTGACAGATGAAATTTCCATTGGTGACTATGTGGTGACGGGTGGTGAGCTGCCGGCCATGGTGATTCTCGATTCAGTGGTGAGACTTATCCCAGGCGTTCTAGGTGATGAGGAGTCCGCCAACACAGATTCATTTACTCATGATCTTTTAGATCATCCGCATTACACCCGGCCAGAGGAAGTGAAGGGATTAAAAGTGCCGGAAGTGCTTATGAGCGGTCATCACGCCAATGTTGACGCCTGGCGTCAGGAACAGAGAGAATTGAGAACAAAAAAGAACAGACCTGATCTGTGGGAACAGTATCAGGAAAAATTATTGAAGTGA
- a CDS encoding aconitate hydratase: protein MTTSRKPKDLDMMQAVYASFAEKVAVSREFLDRPLTYAEKILLAHLDKPLTAAPERLKTYSNFSPDRVALQDATAQMALLQFMQAGRSDTAVPSTVHCDHLIRAQLGASDDLKQAKYENNEVYNFLKSVSQKYGLGFWKPGSGIIHQVVLENYAFPGGMMVGTDSHTPNAGGLGMVAIGVGGADAVDVMAGIPWELSFPGVIGVKLTGSMSGWTSPKDVILKLAGILTVKGGTGRIVEYFGDGTQSISCTGKGTICNMGAEIGATTSLFPFDDRMATYLRATGRTTVAEQAESVNDHLKADPEIEQNPENYYDQVIEIDLSTLEPHLVGPFTPDLARPISAMAAEVKEKDYPDEISVSLIGSCTNSSYEDIERSAHIALQAKENNLKAKTPLLVTPGSEQIRATIQRDGQLNDLKDIGGVVLANACGPCIGQWNRLDKEEGEKNSIITSFNRNFARRNDGNAATHAFIGSPELVTAMALGGSLSFNPLTDTITNEAGEEIRLDPPSGNELPANGFETGEDGFVAPPDDRSAVDVAVDEVSERLQLLTPFEPWGGEDLRDLPVLLKTKGKCTTDHISPAGSWLKFRGHLDNISDNLFIGALNAFTGETGVGKNGLSGETSIRFSDVARYYKKQDLQWVVFGDENYGEGSSREHAAMEPRHLGGIAIIVRSFARIHETNLKKQGMLAFTLADPAAYDEIQEDDRVAILGLKEFSPNTPLTLKVIHSDSTSFITELNHTFSPVQIEWFKAGSALNLIAAG from the coding sequence ATGACAACGAGCAGAAAACCGAAGGATCTTGACATGATGCAGGCGGTATACGCCTCCTTCGCTGAAAAAGTTGCCGTCAGCCGGGAGTTTCTGGATCGGCCCCTCACCTATGCGGAAAAGATACTCCTAGCTCATCTTGATAAGCCGCTCACCGCTGCTCCGGAACGTCTCAAAACATATAGCAATTTTAGTCCTGACCGGGTGGCCCTACAGGATGCCACGGCCCAGATGGCACTCTTGCAATTCATGCAGGCTGGCCGATCCGACACCGCCGTACCAAGTACTGTTCATTGTGATCACCTCATCCGGGCACAACTTGGAGCATCAGATGATCTAAAGCAGGCTAAATACGAAAATAATGAAGTTTATAACTTTTTAAAATCTGTTTCTCAGAAGTATGGTCTCGGTTTCTGGAAACCTGGCTCGGGCATTATTCACCAAGTAGTGTTGGAGAATTACGCCTTCCCCGGCGGCATGATGGTAGGAACTGATTCACACACGCCCAACGCTGGCGGTCTTGGCATGGTGGCCATCGGTGTGGGCGGTGCTGATGCGGTGGATGTCATGGCTGGCATACCGTGGGAACTCTCCTTTCCCGGCGTCATCGGCGTGAAGCTTACGGGTTCCATGAGCGGCTGGACTTCCCCAAAGGATGTGATCCTGAAACTGGCGGGTATCCTGACAGTGAAAGGCGGTACCGGCCGCATCGTGGAATATTTCGGCGACGGGACTCAGTCTATCTCCTGTACGGGTAAAGGAACAATCTGCAACATGGGTGCGGAGATCGGTGCCACCACCTCTCTCTTTCCCTTTGATGATCGCATGGCTACCTACCTCAGGGCTACAGGAAGAACCACCGTAGCGGAGCAGGCGGAATCGGTGAATGACCACTTGAAAGCCGATCCTGAAATTGAACAGAATCCTGAAAATTATTACGACCAGGTGATCGAGATTGATCTCTCTACCCTGGAACCCCATTTGGTGGGGCCCTTCACACCGGATCTGGCCAGGCCCATCTCCGCCATGGCAGCTGAGGTGAAAGAGAAAGATTACCCCGATGAGATCTCCGTATCCCTTATCGGCAGCTGTACCAATTCGTCCTACGAAGATATTGAGCGCTCCGCCCATATCGCCCTCCAGGCGAAAGAAAATAATTTAAAAGCAAAGACACCCCTTCTGGTGACCCCCGGCTCGGAGCAGATACGTGCCACCATCCAGAGGGACGGCCAGCTGAATGACCTGAAAGATATAGGCGGTGTTGTATTGGCAAACGCCTGCGGCCCCTGCATTGGCCAGTGGAACCGGTTGGACAAGGAAGAAGGAGAGAAAAACAGTATCATCACCTCCTTCAACCGGAACTTCGCCCGGCGGAACGATGGTAATGCTGCCACCCACGCTTTCATCGGCTCGCCGGAGCTGGTGACGGCCATGGCGCTGGGAGGGAGTCTATCTTTCAATCCTCTTACGGATACGATTACCAACGAAGCAGGGGAAGAGATTCGCCTGGATCCCCCGTCCGGAAACGAGCTTCCCGCCAACGGTTTTGAAACAGGGGAAGACGGCTTTGTGGCGCCGCCGGATGACCGCTCCGCCGTGGATGTGGCAGTGGATGAAGTGAGCGAGCGGCTGCAGCTTCTTACACCTTTTGAACCGTGGGGCGGTGAAGACTTAAGGGACCTGCCAGTTCTACTAAAAACCAAAGGCAAATGCACCACCGATCATATTTCCCCGGCCGGGTCGTGGCTTAAGTTCCGGGGGCATCTGGACAACATTTCTGACAACCTCTTTATTGGTGCCCTGAACGCCTTTACCGGCGAAACTGGCGTAGGGAAAAATGGTCTTTCCGGCGAAACAAGTATTCGCTTCAGCGACGTGGCGAGATACTACAAGAAACAGGACCTTCAGTGGGTCGTTTTCGGTGATGAGAACTACGGCGAAGGGTCCTCCCGGGAGCACGCTGCCATGGAACCAAGGCACCTGGGCGGTATTGCCATCATTGTAAGAAGCTTTGCCCGTATCCACGAGACCAACCTAAAGAAACAGGGGATGCTTGCCTTTACTTTAGCCGACCCTGCCGCCTATGATGAAATTCAAGAGGATGACCGGGTGGCCATTCTCGGTTTGAAAGAGTTTTCCCCGAACACACCTCTCACTCTGAAAGTAATCCACTCTGACAGTACCTCATTTATAACGGAACTAAACCACACCTTTTCACCGGTACAGATAGAATGGTTTAAAGCCGGTTCGGCACTGAACTTAATCGCCGCAGGCTGA
- a CDS encoding MFS transporter, translated as MFTRESKIVLALTGVSHFSVHASMLIFPAIMITLQKEFGVGLDTLGWMYMFSSFLFGLGALPAGWFEQRLGGRQLLLVFQIGAALSGLVIILAPDRIVMTAGMMLMGLSASIYHPAGLTIISRRIRQTSRGMGYHGIAGSLGLAAGPFLAAWFATTLDWRYAYGTMIVLWVFLAVATSVLIPSRHGMTDVHGAPAPAKTRLKPLFVYYVVAALIGLSSTGFITYMPVFFSEKLGQLFSELDGVITGGFATTLVLIAGMPGQFIGGKWGDRYNKCRLLILICAVHIPLLLAFRYVPGEWALLSGLMLGVVHFMYQPIGNAMIAEFTSSPSRGIGYGFSFFLSFGIGSFAAGIGGIIAVNYGVPSVFLFTALLMAVAVAVALYLRKIV; from the coding sequence ATGTTCACACGGGAATCGAAAATTGTTCTGGCCCTGACAGGCGTCTCCCACTTTTCCGTCCACGCCAGCATGCTCATCTTCCCCGCCATTATGATCACGCTCCAGAAGGAGTTCGGAGTGGGGCTGGACACCCTGGGGTGGATGTATATGTTTTCCAGCTTCTTGTTCGGTCTCGGCGCCTTGCCAGCGGGGTGGTTCGAACAGCGGTTGGGAGGAAGGCAGCTGCTTCTTGTTTTTCAGATCGGCGCTGCTCTGTCCGGACTTGTCATTATCCTGGCACCTGACAGAATTGTCATGACCGCAGGCATGATGCTCATGGGTTTGTCCGCTTCTATCTACCACCCGGCGGGGCTTACTATCATTTCCCGAAGGATCCGCCAGACCAGCCGAGGGATGGGGTATCACGGCATTGCGGGCAGTTTAGGCTTGGCGGCGGGACCTTTCCTGGCGGCGTGGTTTGCCACCACCCTGGACTGGCGTTACGCCTACGGTACCATGATAGTACTTTGGGTCTTCTTGGCGGTGGCTACATCAGTTCTCATCCCATCTCGGCACGGCATGACCGACGTTCATGGGGCGCCGGCACCGGCTAAAACCCGTCTAAAACCACTCTTTGTCTATTATGTGGTGGCGGCCCTTATCGGCCTTTCCTCTACCGGGTTCATCACCTACATGCCTGTCTTTTTCAGCGAAAAACTGGGGCAGCTCTTTTCAGAACTGGATGGCGTCATTACCGGCGGCTTTGCTACCACGTTAGTCCTCATCGCCGGCATGCCGGGTCAATTCATCGGGGGAAAGTGGGGGGATCGGTACAACAAGTGCCGCCTTCTTATTTTGATCTGCGCCGTTCATATTCCCCTTTTACTCGCCTTCCGGTACGTTCCCGGAGAATGGGCGCTGTTGAGCGGCCTCATGCTGGGGGTAGTCCACTTTATGTATCAACCTATAGGTAACGCCATGATTGCCGAATTCACGTCATCGCCCTCCCGGGGAATTGGGTACGGCTTCTCCTTTTTCTTAAGTTTTGGCATTGGCTCCTTTGCCGCCGGAATCGGCGGCATCATTGCTGTCAATTATGGTGTTCCGTCTGTGTTTTTATTTACTGCTCTCCTCATGGCGGTGGCGGTGGCGGTGGCCCTTTACCTCAGAAAAATTGTATGA
- the rimM gene encoding 16S rRNA processing protein RimM has protein sequence MRRLVAKRLKPAAKVVKAVGLEGDVKVYPLDSRFEHYAQEDFLFIGEHPEAAEDIRLSPVAKSGKLIRYRVIGNASREDAENLVGKLIFAPAGEDEILPEEVVGFLVITTDGQPVGILSDIMPMPGQDVYAIDSGGKEILIPGVPEIIRKIDFNSETVTIFPMEGLLDL, from the coding sequence TTGAGGAGACTAGTGGCTAAAAGACTCAAACCAGCGGCAAAGGTTGTGAAGGCAGTTGGTCTGGAGGGCGACGTTAAGGTTTACCCCCTCGATTCCCGGTTTGAGCATTACGCGCAGGAAGACTTTTTGTTTATTGGAGAACATCCAGAGGCGGCGGAAGACATCCGCCTTTCGCCGGTGGCAAAGTCCGGTAAGCTGATCCGCTACAGGGTGATCGGCAACGCCAGCCGGGAAGATGCCGAAAACCTGGTGGGTAAACTAATTTTCGCCCCCGCAGGTGAAGATGAGATCCTGCCGGAGGAAGTTGTCGGCTTTCTGGTGATCACTACAGATGGTCAGCCCGTGGGGATCCTCAGCGACATTATGCCCATGCCGGGGCAGGATGTCTACGCCATCGATTCGGGAGGGAAGGAAATTCTTATCCCGGGGGTGCCGGAGATTATCCGTAAGATTGACTTTAACTCCGAGACCGTTACCATCTTTCCCATGGAAGGGCTTCTGGATCTGTGA
- the porU gene encoding type IX secretion system sortase PorU, with protein MGEGPIQKLPADGNFFSEGGVYRLHHVKILRFSARCHTVQTAFPVVVQSKKVVLARLRCRWKLRAPVRNFNFIRPSQGGFDTVNSTISRGILITTVALICGTLFGQHPLVLENTTSILKFRVTFTDPSKGYELEDQFFTVGLPSASLPRLSITPIRTTPLSDQPNVSPYFSSAAGYGRWERLERYRNLDVGILQLSPTTSNNASTAALELEVTIHFSGTGQNTPVLARSEELLYRYRILNWKGAKSWVARKIPARRLDRTTDLTGDWYKITVPADGIYGITGTALSEAGMNIATVIPDALRMFTNPRGGRPLEDLVAQPVPNNLTEVAVHIDGGGDGTIHEADEVVFYGRGPRGFDTLENSTVTYNQNPYTDLNVYWLNIPQDVDIRGKRIETVDDEFSEPVVIEYGTAYSHAESDEVNPFESGLLWVGPGVTRQQTLSAPIQLHHPRLEITATADIYLFGGTSSGAEGFPAHLLEIHQRSVADTLLKTLAWAGMTTKNASLDLDESLFTHGSNFLLFSNTTTDGLSKVFLDYITVRYGSDLIWEGTQFEFWAPANLAMVRFMVSQVNSDIAVWDITDVHSPADQDVVLSGNRGYFEKTLSSAGTERFIVYNKTETLDVTGVVKIDDQSFSTLRTSLSGMDHIIIAPEEFLTSAEKLKEHRGTSTLATLQSVYDEFSGGVTDPRAIRLFLKWVKENWTASSGSGFPSYVLLLGDGDYDYRNITGSATNFVPTFQSGSNGVTSADDRFAYLDGMTPEMAIGRLPAGSLYEAEVMVDKIIGYESEPEIGLWRRRVTLIADDFARPNFGALELSHTKNSEELSGMIPRALEVRKIYMEDYPEINDGSQYGVTKPGASEALFDLLHEGTVLLNYIGHGSAYQWAQEGLLSSARGDMASIQTGDRLPIWLAATCSWGRYDNVEGSAMSEEILRAPANGGVAVISTNGLITFSANRSFILKLFGAFFPDTTVTDLSLGVIYNSIKDGSRGSEMFHLLGDPGLKVALPSKSAEVTSVMPDTLVALQTGSYAGTVSGEAPGAGEGFITVNDAQRQVTRHYELDNYSEDVSYTLPGNTLFRGHLSFSGGAFNGTFILPKDISTAATGGRLSVYLYGPKSNGLWEGLGLKEGLIFKGGTENPVDQDGPLVSFGMESRTVETGDNIPGNEDLIVTLSDPLGINVTGEIGHGIRLWNGEQEMDAVDLTNGFVYDEGSHTSGSVKFPLANAPPGETTVTAEAWDNANNASRETVTFRVTLDEELKLTNVFNYPNPFSDKTQFGFEVNREVFAEIKIFTLAGELVAQLEPLESFYGYAHIDWDGRDQYGDLIANGVYLYQLKVTTIDGEDETTHINKAAKYR; from the coding sequence ATAGGTGAGGGGCCGATCCAGAAACTCCCGGCTGACGGCAACTTTTTCAGCGAAGGAGGCGTATACCGCCTGCATCATGTCAAGATCCTTCGGTTTTCTGCTCGTTGTCATACTGTTCAGACTGCCTTTCCAGTGGTGGTTCAGTCAAAAAAGGTGGTGTTGGCTCGTCTAAGATGCCGTTGGAAATTACGGGCACCGGTGCGAAATTTCAATTTCATTCGCCCCTCTCAGGGTGGCTTTGATACAGTGAATTCAACAATCTCTCGCGGGATACTCATCACTACCGTCGCACTCATCTGCGGCACTCTGTTCGGCCAGCACCCACTTGTCCTGGAAAATACCACTTCTATTTTGAAGTTTCGGGTCACCTTTACCGATCCGTCCAAAGGTTACGAGCTGGAGGATCAGTTTTTTACCGTGGGCCTCCCCTCCGCTTCACTGCCCAGGCTATCAATCACCCCTATCCGGACCACACCCCTCTCCGATCAACCGAATGTGAGTCCATATTTCTCATCAGCTGCCGGTTACGGCCGTTGGGAGCGGTTGGAGCGATACCGTAATCTGGATGTGGGAATTTTGCAGCTATCCCCTACCACCTCCAACAATGCCTCAACGGCAGCTCTGGAGTTGGAGGTGACGATCCACTTTTCCGGTACTGGTCAAAACACGCCGGTACTAGCACGGTCTGAAGAACTTCTCTACCGCTACCGGATCCTCAACTGGAAAGGGGCGAAATCGTGGGTGGCTAGAAAAATACCCGCCCGCCGCTTAGACAGGACCACTGACCTCACCGGCGACTGGTATAAGATTACAGTTCCTGCTGACGGGATTTACGGCATCACCGGTACAGCCCTCTCCGAAGCGGGAATGAATATTGCGACTGTGATTCCTGACGCTCTCCGGATGTTTACCAACCCCCGGGGCGGCAGGCCGTTGGAAGATTTGGTCGCTCAGCCGGTGCCGAACAACTTGACGGAAGTGGCCGTCCATATTGACGGCGGCGGTGACGGAACAATCCACGAGGCTGACGAGGTGGTGTTCTACGGTCGTGGTCCCCGGGGTTTCGATACTTTGGAGAACAGCACCGTCACCTACAACCAGAACCCCTACACCGATCTGAATGTTTACTGGCTCAATATCCCCCAGGACGTGGATATCCGCGGCAAGCGGATCGAGACGGTGGACGATGAGTTCAGCGAACCTGTGGTCATCGAATACGGTACCGCTTACAGCCATGCAGAAAGCGATGAAGTGAACCCCTTTGAATCGGGTCTGCTATGGGTAGGACCCGGTGTGACGCGGCAGCAAACACTATCGGCGCCCATACAACTGCACCACCCGCGACTGGAGATCACCGCCACAGCGGACATTTACCTATTCGGCGGCACCTCTTCAGGAGCCGAAGGGTTCCCGGCCCACCTTCTTGAGATCCACCAGCGCAGCGTGGCCGATACCCTTTTGAAAACATTAGCCTGGGCCGGCATGACCACCAAGAACGCCTCTCTGGACCTGGATGAATCGCTCTTTACCCACGGTTCCAATTTTCTCCTATTTAGTAACACCACCACCGATGGCCTCTCCAAAGTTTTTCTCGATTATATCACGGTACGGTACGGAAGTGATCTGATCTGGGAAGGTACTCAATTCGAATTCTGGGCGCCGGCGAATCTGGCCATGGTTAGGTTCATGGTGAGCCAAGTGAACTCGGACATTGCTGTCTGGGACATTACAGACGTTCACTCGCCCGCTGATCAGGATGTGGTGCTGAGCGGAAACAGGGGCTATTTCGAAAAAACACTCTCATCAGCCGGAACTGAGCGGTTCATTGTATACAACAAGACCGAAACATTGGATGTGACAGGGGTGGTGAAAATTGATGACCAGAGCTTCTCCACACTCCGCACATCACTATCCGGCATGGACCATATCATCATTGCGCCGGAGGAGTTTCTCACCTCTGCGGAGAAGCTGAAAGAGCACCGTGGAACCTCCACCCTAGCGACCCTCCAGTCCGTGTATGATGAATTTTCAGGCGGCGTTACGGACCCCCGGGCCATCAGACTGTTCCTTAAATGGGTCAAGGAGAACTGGACCGCTTCCTCAGGGAGTGGTTTTCCCTCTTATGTTTTACTTTTAGGCGACGGCGATTATGACTACCGGAACATTACTGGCAGCGCCACCAACTTTGTACCCACATTCCAGTCCGGCTCCAACGGTGTCACTTCAGCCGATGACCGGTTCGCATATTTGGACGGCATGACGCCGGAGATGGCCATAGGGCGCCTCCCCGCCGGATCGCTTTATGAAGCGGAGGTGATGGTGGACAAGATCATAGGATACGAATCGGAGCCGGAGATAGGCCTCTGGCGCAGGCGGGTAACACTCATCGCCGATGACTTTGCCCGGCCCAACTTCGGCGCCCTGGAACTATCCCATACGAAAAATAGCGAAGAACTGTCAGGAATGATCCCTCGGGCCTTGGAGGTGCGCAAAATTTACATGGAAGATTATCCAGAAATCAATGACGGTTCTCAGTACGGCGTCACCAAGCCCGGTGCTTCCGAAGCGCTCTTTGATCTACTCCATGAGGGGACAGTCCTTTTGAATTACATCGGGCACGGCTCGGCCTACCAGTGGGCACAGGAGGGGCTTCTTTCCTCTGCTCGGGGTGATATGGCGTCCATCCAAACGGGAGACCGCCTCCCCATCTGGCTGGCGGCCACCTGCAGCTGGGGCAGGTACGACAATGTTGAAGGGAGCGCCATGAGCGAGGAGATCCTCCGAGCACCGGCCAATGGTGGTGTGGCTGTCATCTCCACCAACGGACTTATCACATTCTCAGCTAACAGAAGTTTTATCCTGAAACTTTTCGGCGCTTTCTTCCCCGACACCACCGTAACGGACCTATCCCTGGGCGTTATCTACAATAGCATCAAGGACGGCTCCCGGGGCTCTGAAATGTTTCACCTGCTGGGCGATCCGGGGTTGAAAGTGGCCCTGCCATCCAAGTCCGCTGAAGTAACTTCCGTGATGCCGGATACCCTTGTTGCTCTACAGACAGGAAGTTACGCCGGAACGGTTTCGGGTGAAGCCCCCGGTGCAGGCGAAGGGTTTATTACTGTAAACGACGCCCAGCGGCAGGTAACACGGCATTATGAGTTGGACAACTATTCTGAGGATGTTTCCTATACCCTTCCTGGCAACACGCTGTTCCGGGGACATCTCTCTTTTTCCGGCGGCGCTTTCAACGGCACCTTCATCCTCCCCAAGGATATCAGCACCGCTGCCACAGGAGGCAGACTTTCCGTCTATTTATACGGCCCGAAGAGCAACGGCCTGTGGGAGGGCCTCGGCCTGAAGGAAGGGCTCATTTTCAAAGGGGGTACAGAAAATCCGGTAGATCAGGATGGTCCACTCGTCTCCTTTGGAATGGAAAGTCGCACAGTTGAGACGGGCGACAACATACCGGGAAATGAGGATCTGATTGTCACCCTGTCGGACCCGCTGGGGATCAATGTAACAGGTGAGATTGGCCACGGCATCCGCCTCTGGAACGGCGAACAGGAAATGGACGCGGTGGACCTCACTAACGGCTTTGTTTACGATGAAGGAAGTCATACCAGTGGTTCGGTGAAATTTCCGCTCGCAAACGCCCCCCCGGGCGAAACAACAGTGACTGCGGAGGCGTGGGATAATGCCAACAACGCTTCCAGGGAGACCGTCACCTTCCGGGTCACCCTTGATGAAGAACTTAAACTCACGAACGTTTTCAACTACCCCAACCCGTTCAGCGACAAAACTCAGTTCGGCTTTGAGGTGAACCGGGAAGTCTTTGCGGAGATCAAGATCTTCACTCTGGCTGGTGAACTGGTGGCCCAGCTGGAACCGCTGGAATCTTTCTACGGCTATGCCCACATCGACTGGGACGGTCGGGACCAGTACGGTGACCTCATCGCCAACGGTGTCTACCTCTACCAGCTGAAAGTGACCACCATCGATGGCGAAGACGAAACAACCCACATTAACAAAGCAGCCAAATACCGCTGA
- a CDS encoding SDR family oxidoreductase, translated as MIGDFLPRKPVAVITGASEGIGRALSVKLASEGYTTVLAARSKQNLRVTADLVSEAEGEYLVVPTDVTARNEVVSLFSQASKVGELAVLVNNAGVGTFKAVEEITLKEWQNMMDVNLTGAFLATQEAVKLMKKVKAGHIFFINSLSGKRALSWGSGYSATKYGLRGFADTVRIELRKSNIKITSVFPGAVDSSWWDKFDFDFPRDQMVTVDNVVEAVWAAIAQEGRSVIEEIDLRQVGGDF; from the coding sequence CTGATTGGTGACTTCTTGCCTAGGAAACCTGTAGCAGTTATCACAGGCGCCTCGGAAGGGATCGGCCGGGCGCTTTCCGTGAAACTTGCCTCAGAGGGTTATACCACTGTTCTGGCGGCACGGAGTAAACAGAACCTCCGTGTGACGGCCGATCTGGTGAGTGAAGCGGAGGGAGAGTATCTTGTCGTCCCAACCGATGTTACCGCTAGAAATGAAGTGGTGAGCCTCTTCAGCCAGGCGTCTAAAGTTGGCGAGTTGGCTGTACTTGTGAACAATGCTGGTGTGGGGACCTTCAAGGCGGTGGAAGAGATCACCTTGAAGGAGTGGCAGAATATGATGGATGTGAACCTCACTGGCGCCTTCCTGGCAACACAGGAGGCGGTGAAGCTTATGAAGAAGGTCAAGGCCGGTCACATCTTTTTTATCAACTCTCTTTCCGGCAAGCGGGCCCTCTCCTGGGGTAGCGGCTACTCCGCCACCAAATACGGGCTCAGGGGTTTTGCCGATACGGTTCGTATTGAACTGAGAAAGTCCAACATCAAGATCACCTCAGTTTTTCCAGGTGCGGTAGACTCCTCTTGGTGGGACAAGTTTGACTTCGACTTTCCAAGAGATCAGATGGTGACAGTGGACAATGTGGTGGAGGCCGTCTGGGCCGCCATTGCTCAGGAAGGGCGGTCAGTGATTGAAGAGATCGACCTCAGGCAGGTGGGGGGAGATTTCTGA
- a CDS encoding 50S ribosomal protein L19: protein MAQAHEFSADHQRDNIPDFHSGDTVGVNVRVFEGGRERLQRFEGVVLAKRGSGTNATFTVRKISSNVGVERIFPLHSPNIDSIEVVRKGKVRRAKLYYLRKLRGKASRIKERR, encoded by the coding sequence ATGGCTCAGGCGCACGAATTTTCAGCAGATCACCAGCGGGACAACATTCCCGATTTTCATTCCGGCGACACTGTGGGCGTTAATGTGAGGGTTTTTGAAGGGGGCAGGGAGCGGCTTCAGCGGTTCGAAGGTGTGGTTCTCGCAAAGCGAGGCAGCGGTACCAACGCCACTTTCACTGTCAGGAAGATTTCTTCAAACGTTGGTGTTGAGCGGATTTTTCCCCTCCATTCACCTAACATTGACAGCATCGAAGTGGTGCGCAAAGGGAAAGTCCGCCGGGCTAAACTCTATTACCTCCGGAAACTCCGGGGTAAAGCGTCCCGGATCAAGGAGAGGCGCTAA